The Sphingobacterium bambusae genome includes a window with the following:
- a CDS encoding glycosyl hydrolase, with product MRPIAFLFCFLFFSCGSSHKLTNDWATRASTFSNAPDSIQTSVYWYWISDNISKEGLVKDLHAMKKVGINRAFIGNIGLDDIPKEKWGKVNIFSDAWWDAVHTALKTATELGIDIGMFNGPGWSQSGGPWVKENQAMRYLYAADTLVKGGVRFTGKVGHYPANLQRTNVLAFQVPKDYHLSLANSKPSISGNLEGDLTSLLDKQHRQGIRLLKDKPSELLFTMDRPFTARSLTIHPAHQAAAFQVRLEVERDGQFVEIKTFRVDRTNPAVNVGFDPFAPATVSFAAAEGRKFRLLVDQVQGEAGIAEVELTTTPKVEHTEEKVFAKMHPTPLPFWHHYMWERQAESDDPAHAVDPASVKNLTDMVSNEGILDWEVPAGEWIIMQTGMLPTGAFNAPAVGGGQGLEIDKMSEEHVQAHFDAFVGEIFRRVPEQDRKSFKVVVQDSYETGGQNWTDDFEQKFQEAFGYDPKPYLPAYYGFVVGSQDESDRFLWDMRRFVADQVAYEFVGGFRKISHKHGLTTWLENYGHWGFPGEFLQYGGQSDEVGGEFWSEGELGDIENRAASSAAHIYGKNKVSAESFTAAGNIFGRYPAMFKERGDRFFAEGINNSLLHVYIHQPYADKLPGVNAWFGNDFNRLNTWFYEMDGFLAYLKRSNYMLQQGKYVADVAYFIGEDAPKMTGVQQPSLPKGYDFDYMNAEVILSRMTLKDGRFTLPDGVSYKILVLPPLETMRPALLQKIAALVEAGGVVLGPRPKRSPSLQDFGRADQVVQELADKMWGNIDGKSVKSHAYGKGLLLEGMSLEEAFALLKLRPDVQLQDDAAVHYLHRTLSDGDIYFLTNQSGQPITFSPSFRISGKGPALWDAVSGEIRALPDYSDNGETTTVPMELSAQGSAFVVFRDQETAAPAATLAKANFPAAALTIPIEGSWDLTFTSPDSVSFKKTFNDLSDWSTSSDAEVKYFSGSAVYRIALPDLSAQLNKRIVLQLGQVGVVASVSVNDKLVGNVWTNPYEIDISDYCREGKNELSIKVTNTWVNSLIGDQQLAPSAQKRWTIVNPYNANSKLHSAGLLGPVKLAVYERE from the coding sequence ATGAGACCGATAGCGTTCTTGTTTTGCTTTTTGTTTTTTTCCTGCGGCTCGTCCCATAAACTGACGAACGATTGGGCCACGAGGGCATCCACCTTTTCGAATGCGCCCGATAGCATCCAAACGAGTGTTTACTGGTATTGGATCTCCGACAATATTTCCAAGGAGGGGCTGGTGAAGGATCTCCATGCGATGAAGAAAGTAGGAATCAACCGTGCATTTATCGGGAATATAGGTCTCGATGATATCCCAAAAGAAAAATGGGGCAAAGTCAATATTTTTAGCGATGCGTGGTGGGATGCGGTGCATACGGCCTTGAAAACTGCGACCGAGCTGGGGATCGACATTGGCATGTTCAATGGGCCCGGTTGGAGCCAGTCTGGAGGACCTTGGGTAAAGGAAAACCAAGCAATGCGCTACCTGTATGCTGCAGATACCTTGGTGAAAGGCGGCGTGCGCTTCACCGGCAAAGTGGGGCATTATCCCGCGAATCTGCAGCGGACGAATGTCTTGGCCTTTCAAGTACCAAAAGACTATCATCTTTCCCTCGCCAACAGCAAACCCAGCATAAGTGGAAACCTAGAAGGTGATTTGACGAGCTTGCTGGATAAGCAGCATAGGCAGGGTATTCGTCTGTTAAAAGATAAGCCGTCGGAGCTACTGTTTACAATGGATAGGCCTTTTACTGCGCGCAGCCTTACCATTCACCCCGCTCATCAGGCTGCGGCCTTTCAGGTGCGACTAGAGGTGGAACGTGATGGGCAGTTTGTCGAAATCAAGACGTTCCGCGTCGATCGAACAAATCCAGCCGTGAACGTAGGCTTCGATCCTTTTGCGCCCGCCACTGTTTCGTTTGCCGCTGCCGAAGGAAGGAAATTTCGTTTGCTCGTCGACCAGGTGCAGGGCGAGGCTGGAATTGCCGAAGTAGAACTGACGACCACACCTAAAGTGGAGCATACCGAAGAGAAGGTATTTGCCAAGATGCACCCTACGCCGCTTCCTTTTTGGCATCACTACATGTGGGAGCGTCAAGCGGAAAGCGATGACCCCGCACATGCCGTCGATCCCGCCTCGGTAAAAAACCTAACGGATATGGTATCCAACGAAGGTATTTTGGATTGGGAGGTGCCGGCTGGTGAATGGATTATTATGCAAACTGGCATGCTGCCTACGGGCGCATTCAATGCGCCAGCCGTGGGCGGAGGCCAAGGCTTGGAGATCGATAAGATGAGCGAAGAGCATGTGCAAGCGCATTTTGATGCTTTTGTGGGCGAGATATTTCGCCGCGTGCCGGAACAAGATAGAAAGTCTTTTAAGGTGGTGGTGCAGGATAGCTATGAAACCGGCGGACAGAACTGGACGGATGATTTTGAGCAAAAATTTCAAGAGGCCTTCGGCTACGATCCCAAACCTTACCTGCCAGCCTACTATGGTTTTGTCGTGGGCAGTCAAGATGAATCCGATCGTTTTTTATGGGATATGCGGCGTTTTGTGGCCGATCAAGTGGCGTATGAATTTGTTGGTGGTTTTCGTAAGATCAGTCATAAACATGGGCTAACGACTTGGCTGGAGAACTATGGACATTGGGGCTTCCCGGGCGAGTTCCTGCAATATGGAGGACAGTCGGATGAAGTGGGCGGTGAGTTTTGGAGCGAAGGGGAGTTGGGTGATATCGAGAATCGCGCGGCATCCTCCGCAGCCCATATCTATGGGAAAAATAAGGTTTCTGCGGAATCTTTTACCGCGGCGGGCAATATTTTTGGACGCTATCCCGCCATGTTCAAGGAGCGTGGCGATCGCTTCTTTGCGGAAGGAATCAACAACAGCCTGCTACACGTGTACATCCATCAGCCCTATGCCGACAAGCTGCCGGGCGTAAATGCTTGGTTTGGAAACGACTTTAACCGCTTAAACACTTGGTTTTATGAGATGGATGGTTTTTTGGCCTACCTAAAACGTAGCAATTATATGCTGCAACAAGGCAAGTATGTGGCTGATGTAGCTTATTTTATCGGCGAAGATGCACCGAAAATGACAGGCGTGCAACAACCATCCCTACCCAAAGGCTACGACTTTGATTACATGAATGCCGAAGTGATCCTGTCGCGCATGACCCTAAAAGATGGTCGTTTTACGCTTCCCGATGGGGTTTCGTATAAGATATTGGTGCTCCCTCCGCTGGAGACCATGCGCCCTGCATTGCTGCAAAAAATTGCCGCACTGGTAGAGGCTGGCGGCGTTGTGTTGGGGCCAAGACCTAAAAGGTCGCCCAGTTTGCAGGATTTTGGGAGGGCTGATCAAGTGGTGCAAGAGCTGGCCGATAAGATGTGGGGAAATATAGATGGAAAGTCGGTGAAAAGCCATGCTTACGGAAAAGGATTGTTGCTGGAAGGCATGTCGCTGGAAGAGGCCTTTGCCCTGCTTAAGCTGCGTCCCGATGTGCAGCTACAAGACGATGCTGCTGTGCACTACCTGCATAGGACCTTATCGGACGGTGATATTTATTTCTTGACTAACCAGAGCGGACAGCCAATCACTTTTAGCCCTTCTTTCCGTATCAGTGGAAAAGGGCCGGCACTATGGGATGCGGTTTCTGGTGAGATCCGCGCCTTGCCCGACTACAGTGATAATGGGGAAACGACTACAGTGCCGATGGAGCTCAGCGCCCAAGGAAGTGCCTTTGTTGTGTTCCGCGACCAGGAGACAGCAGCGCCAGCGGCCACGCTTGCTAAAGCAAATTTTCCCGCCGCAGCGCTCACGATTCCGATTGAGGGAAGTTGGGACTTGACCTTTACCAGCCCAGATTCGGTTTCCTTTAAGAAGACATTTAACGACCTTTCGGACTGGTCTACGAGCTCGGATGCCGAAGTGAAGTACTTTTCGGGGAGTGCCGTTTATCGTATAGCGCTGCCCGATTTATCTGCGCAGTTGAACAAGCGAATCGTGTTGCAGCTCGGGCAAGTTGGCGTGGTAGCCAGCGTTTCCGTGAACGATAAATTGGTGGGTAATGTGTGGACCAACCCTTATGAAATTGATATTAGCGACTATTGTCGCGAAGGAAAGAACGAGCTAAGCATTAAGGTGACCAACACATGGGTAAACAGCCTCATTGGTGATCAGCAGCTAGCGCCATCGGCGCAAAAGCGATGGACCATCGTCAACCCCTATAATGCGAATAGCAAGCTGCATAGTGCCGGCTTATTGGGGCCGGTGAAGCTGGCTGTCTATGAGCGGGAATGA
- a CDS encoding DUF3667 domain-containing protein: MNCTHCTNEVNQNYCPSCGRALKLKRINGHYIVHEIEHILHFEKGILYTIRELLTRPGKNIRQFITDDRSRLVKPVIFIIISSLIYSLINGFFHIEDTYMKYDGAADSSMVSIFAWIQSHYGYANIIMGTFIALCLKMFFRKYPYNFFEILILLCFVMGVGMLIFALFALIQGILHYELMGPAGVLGIIYCTWSIGQFFDARKPSSYIKALAAYLLGALLFMFAAIILGITIDAFIKH; this comes from the coding sequence ATGAATTGTACACACTGCACCAACGAGGTTAACCAAAACTACTGCCCGAGCTGTGGACGGGCTTTAAAACTGAAACGCATTAATGGTCATTACATTGTTCATGAAATTGAGCATATCCTGCATTTCGAGAAAGGTATCTTATACACCATCCGCGAATTGCTGACACGCCCTGGAAAAAACATCCGGCAGTTTATTACCGATGACCGCAGTAGGCTGGTGAAGCCGGTAATCTTCATTATCATCTCTTCGCTGATCTATTCGCTGATCAATGGTTTCTTTCATATCGAGGATACCTACATGAAGTATGACGGTGCGGCAGACAGCAGCATGGTGTCTATCTTCGCATGGATACAAAGCCATTATGGGTATGCTAATATCATTATGGGCACCTTTATCGCGCTATGTTTAAAGATGTTCTTCCGGAAATATCCTTACAATTTTTTCGAAATCCTTATCCTGCTTTGTTTTGTGATGGGTGTCGGGATGTTGATATTCGCTCTTTTCGCACTTATTCAGGGTATTCTACATTACGAGCTTATGGGACCTGCCGGCGTGTTGGGCATCATCTACTGTACTTGGTCTATCGGCCAGTTTTTTGATGCGCGGAAGCCGTCAAGCTATATCAAGGCATTGGCCGCTTATCTCTTGGGCGCCCTTTTGTTTATGTTCGCGGCCATTATCCTAGGTATCACAATTGATGCTTTCATCAAGCATTAG
- a CDS encoding Crp/Fnr family transcriptional regulator, translating to MDIVNALYQHIEREHLWEKSISLRRDAFLSVAGVVETNLFYICSGSLKISVIDERDEHIIRFGYRDNFIMALDSFISEKPSEFYIQAIKKTELKIISKQNYLRFIHADDERKTLWDIALQQLLLQQLDREIDLLTISPKERYLRVLRRSPQLFQEIPNKYIASYLRMSPETLSRLKKY from the coding sequence ATGGACATTGTCAACGCATTATACCAGCACATCGAGCGTGAGCATCTTTGGGAGAAAAGTATCTCATTACGACGAGATGCTTTTCTCAGCGTGGCAGGAGTTGTAGAGACCAACCTATTTTATATTTGTTCGGGCAGTTTGAAGATCTCTGTTATTGATGAGCGCGACGAACATATCATACGGTTTGGCTACCGAGACAATTTCATCATGGCTCTAGACAGCTTTATCTCCGAAAAACCATCAGAATTCTATATCCAAGCCATCAAAAAAACGGAGCTGAAAATAATATCAAAACAAAATTACCTCCGTTTTATTCATGCAGACGACGAACGAAAAACACTTTGGGACATCGCCTTACAACAGCTTCTTTTACAACAGCTAGACCGAGAGATCGATCTTTTAACCATATCCCCCAAAGAAAGATATCTCCGCGTTTTGAGACGGAGCCCGCAATTGTTTCAGGAAATTCCCAACAAATATATTGCATCCTATTTAAGAATGTCTCCAGAAACACTTTCTAGATTGAAAAAGTATTGA
- a CDS encoding DinB family protein — translation MDTQELINELSELTLSNMKEAQEFLALSKEKLNRQPSSGSWSVLACIEHLNRYGDFYIPEIKSRLEKSRTKPSETFQPGLLGNYFAKSMLPKEKLNTMRTFQAMNPLDSLLDKQVLDRFIVQQREILMLLDKARAVDLAKIKTSISISKWIKLRLGDTFRVVVYHNLRHIVQAKKALTLISPS, via the coding sequence ATGGATACACAAGAGTTAATCAATGAACTTTCCGAACTGACGCTGAGCAACATGAAAGAAGCTCAAGAATTTCTAGCACTATCTAAGGAGAAGCTAAATCGCCAACCTAGTAGCGGCAGCTGGAGTGTGCTAGCTTGTATTGAACATTTGAATCGATATGGTGATTTTTATATCCCCGAAATCAAAAGTAGATTGGAAAAGTCGCGTACAAAACCCTCCGAAACGTTTCAACCGGGATTGTTGGGCAATTATTTTGCGAAAAGTATGCTGCCGAAAGAAAAATTGAACACAATGAGAACTTTTCAAGCAATGAATCCGTTGGATAGCTTACTCGACAAGCAAGTTTTAGATCGATTTATAGTACAGCAGAGGGAGATCTTGATGCTACTTGACAAAGCAAGAGCGGTAGATCTCGCGAAGATAAAAACATCGATTTCCATATCGAAATGGATAAAACTTCGGCTGGGAGATACTTTTCGGGTTGTTGTATACCACAATCTGCGGCATATTGTACAAGCAAAAAAAGCACTAACCTTGATCTCGCCTAGTTAG
- a CDS encoding helix-turn-helix domain-containing protein, whose amino-acid sequence MHIIRSISEFHRLLGLREPLHPLMSIIDVTHMQLQENSIWEQFTVDFYSIPIKKNIQAKVRYGRQSYDFDKGVMNYFSPKQIQSFDIETTRQFVQECGEGWMLLLHPDFLAGDTLAQDIRNYGFFSYAVNEALHLSEKEEAGILDILKKIEAEYEHIDRHTQPIMLSKIAELLHYSNRFYERQFITRKTKNNDLLSDLETLLNQYFDEEEALQKGLPSVEYIAQQLNLSTHYLSDMLRAYTGLNAQQHIHEKVIDKAKEYLLAGDFSVAEIAYKLGFEYPQSFNKLFRKKTDMTPLEFRSSLN is encoded by the coding sequence ATGCACATCATCCGCTCTATATCCGAATTTCATCGCCTGCTGGGGCTCCGCGAGCCATTACATCCGCTGATGAGCATCATCGATGTGACCCATATGCAGCTGCAGGAGAATAGCATATGGGAGCAGTTTACGGTAGATTTTTACAGCATCCCTATCAAGAAAAATATACAGGCCAAGGTGCGCTACGGGCGACAGAGCTATGATTTTGATAAGGGGGTGATGAACTACTTTTCGCCCAAGCAGATCCAATCGTTCGATATTGAGACGACCCGCCAATTTGTGCAGGAATGCGGTGAGGGATGGATGCTGCTGCTGCATCCCGATTTTCTGGCGGGCGATACGCTGGCGCAGGACATTCGGAATTATGGCTTTTTCTCCTATGCGGTGAACGAGGCTTTGCACCTTTCGGAAAAAGAGGAGGCGGGTATCCTTGATATTCTCAAGAAAATCGAAGCGGAATACGAACATATAGACCGACACACACAGCCTATTATGCTCTCGAAAATTGCGGAGCTGTTGCATTATAGCAACCGCTTTTACGAGCGGCAGTTTATCACCCGTAAAACAAAGAACAACGATTTGCTGAGCGATCTAGAGACCTTGCTTAACCAGTATTTTGATGAAGAAGAAGCGCTGCAGAAGGGACTGCCATCGGTGGAATATATCGCGCAGCAACTCAACCTATCTACCCATTACCTCAGTGATATGCTGCGCGCATACACAGGTCTTAATGCCCAGCAGCACATCCATGAAAAGGTGATCGACAAGGCCAAGGAATATCTCCTTGCTGGCGACTTTTCCGTCGCCGAGATTGCCTACAAACTGGGCTTCGAATATCCGCAGTCCTTCAACAAGCTTTTCCGTAAAAAAACCGACATGACTCCCCTGGAATTTAGAAGCTCCTTAAATTGA
- a CDS encoding SDR family oxidoreductase: protein MQKTIFITGASTGLGKSTAKLFQSRGWNVIATMRNPEKETELNLLENVTLWALDVTNPQQINDVVQQVTESQPVDVVFNNAGYGLMGSLESVSDERLQRQIDTNLLGVIRVTKAFIPHFRERQGGLFITTTSIGGLIGFPLGSSYHATKWALEGWTESMAFELSTFNIGIKTVAPGGIFTDFAGRSIDMNSHPDYASIEGKLWASFEEMMKTASTAEQIAEVVYEAATDDKSQLRYVAGQDAQAFFNRLQEIGREANHNEVGKLFVGQ, encoded by the coding sequence ATGCAAAAGACAATTTTTATTACCGGTGCTTCTACCGGATTAGGCAAGAGCACCGCGAAGCTATTTCAAAGTCGCGGCTGGAACGTAATTGCTACCATGCGCAACCCCGAAAAAGAAACGGAGCTGAACCTGTTAGAGAACGTCACGCTATGGGCGTTGGATGTCACCAATCCGCAGCAGATTAACGATGTGGTGCAGCAGGTAACGGAATCGCAGCCTGTCGACGTCGTGTTTAACAATGCCGGCTATGGCCTGATGGGCAGCCTAGAGTCTGTTAGCGATGAGCGGTTGCAGCGGCAGATCGATACCAACTTGTTGGGCGTGATCCGCGTGACGAAGGCTTTTATTCCACATTTCCGCGAGCGGCAGGGCGGCCTATTTATCACGACGACTTCCATTGGCGGCTTGATCGGCTTTCCCTTAGGCTCGTCCTACCACGCTACCAAATGGGCGCTCGAAGGATGGACAGAGAGCATGGCCTTTGAGTTGTCAACCTTCAACATCGGTATAAAAACGGTGGCACCAGGTGGTATCTTTACCGACTTTGCCGGCAGATCCATCGATATGAACAGTCATCCGGACTATGCATCAATCGAGGGGAAGCTGTGGGCTAGCTTTGAAGAGATGATGAAGACGGCTTCCACAGCAGAGCAAATTGCGGAAGTTGTTTACGAAGCTGCAACAGATGATAAGAGCCAACTGCGCTACGTTGCAGGGCAGGATGCGCAGGCGTTTTTTAATCGTTTGCAGGAAATCGGCCGCGAGGCCAACCACAACGAGGTTGGTAAGCTTTTTGTCGGTCAGTAA
- a CDS encoding retropepsin-like aspartic protease, with protein MRQLLFFLLLSLAAPSFSQQASIMNQGGSQEKNYYTELQYKNVRDKIIVEARIGQRNCRFIVDTGAPTTITASLHQELGLAIMDRIPIQDANGGIDSLMVSKIPAIALGGVSFLDIPTLVAHDSFLFDCLQVDGFIGSNLLRQSIVRLLPKTSQLILTDQLQRLSLDKKQAIPMQLNKVQSSPYISVRAKGKKSASITLLFDLGMEGLFDLALRHYTMLEQEKIFTDITQTLGSGSLGLHGRGKDTLQYRLTLPQLLISKATLSNVSVQTTPADNSRIGAGLLAYGSVTLDYRHQQFYFEPFKPIHVLANEHFPIAVTLQDSKLVIASVWQEGLRDKLQVDDQVLSIDDIDYSNVDPCSFFVNKKVFADKQQALVTVKKADGSIQAVAVCKE; from the coding sequence ATGCGCCAGCTTTTATTTTTCCTATTACTTTCGCTTGCTGCCCCTAGCTTTTCGCAGCAGGCATCTATCATGAACCAAGGCGGTAGCCAAGAGAAAAACTACTATACCGAACTGCAATACAAAAACGTGCGCGACAAGATTATTGTCGAGGCGCGCATAGGCCAACGCAATTGTCGTTTTATTGTGGATACCGGAGCGCCAACAACCATTACTGCTTCGCTGCATCAAGAGCTAGGCCTAGCCATTATGGACCGTATTCCTATACAGGATGCCAACGGCGGTATCGATAGTTTGATGGTTAGCAAAATTCCTGCGATAGCCTTGGGCGGTGTCTCTTTTTTGGATATCCCCACGCTGGTGGCTCATGATTCCTTTCTTTTCGATTGTCTGCAGGTAGACGGTTTTATCGGCAGCAACCTCCTGCGCCAATCTATTGTGCGCTTACTGCCCAAGACATCGCAACTTATCTTAACAGACCAGCTGCAGCGTCTTTCGTTGGATAAAAAGCAGGCCATCCCCATGCAACTTAATAAAGTACAAAGCTCCCCTTACATCAGCGTTCGAGCGAAAGGAAAGAAGTCTGCAAGTATCACGTTGCTGTTCGACCTCGGCATGGAAGGCTTGTTTGACCTTGCCTTAAGACATTATACCATGCTTGAGCAGGAAAAGATCTTTACCGATATCACGCAAACACTGGGCAGTGGCAGCTTGGGCCTACACGGTCGTGGCAAGGATACCCTACAGTACAGGTTGACCCTTCCACAACTACTAATCAGCAAGGCGACATTAAGCAATGTCTCGGTGCAGACCACCCCTGCCGACAATTCTAGAATCGGCGCCGGACTGCTCGCCTACGGATCGGTCACGCTTGACTACAGGCATCAGCAATTTTACTTTGAGCCCTTTAAGCCCATCCATGTCCTCGCCAACGAGCACTTCCCCATAGCTGTCACCTTGCAGGATAGTAAGTTGGTGATTGCGTCCGTTTGGCAAGAAGGTTTACGCGACAAACTTCAGGTCGATGATCAAGTGCTGTCCATCGACGATATAGATTACAGCAACGTAGATCCCTGTAGCTTCTTTGTTAATAAGAAGGTGTTTGCCGATAAGCAGCAGGCGTTAGTCACCGTCAAGAAAGCAGATGGAAGTATACAGGCGGTTGCTGTGTGCAAGGAGTAG
- a CDS encoding gliding motility protein GldB-related protein: MRLTLLSFLFLFCLYAFGQQRQDFKIISTDIENFYTAFHQMDENSQDIEALFSKNYFARGTKGLRDFYRYKIKDRKQFVATVEQGKGFYASIEEDLKQVHLFRDTIVNNFKKFKQVYPKAQFGDIYFVVGRLNSNGTISKNGLIIGVELLSKTPENSTNWNKDLQKWVLDFDHIPVTVFHEMIHFNQKGMRRENNLLSYALREGAAEFLAELFTGSTDGDYAAFQGRAASIWKDFEKEMHKDVYASWHRENEPLRPRNALYWAGYLICKSCYEEAADKRKAIDEILNIKSGTDFYERSKIADKIK, from the coding sequence ATGCGTTTAACCCTTTTATCCTTTCTGTTCCTGTTTTGTTTATATGCTTTTGGACAGCAAAGGCAGGATTTCAAGATCATTAGCACGGATATTGAAAATTTCTACACTGCTTTTCATCAAATGGATGAAAACAGTCAAGATATTGAGGCGTTATTTTCAAAGAATTACTTCGCTCGCGGGACGAAAGGTCTGCGGGATTTCTACAGATACAAGATTAAGGACAGGAAGCAGTTTGTGGCTACAGTCGAGCAAGGAAAGGGATTTTACGCTTCTATAGAAGAAGACTTAAAGCAGGTCCACCTTTTTCGGGATACTATTGTGAACAATTTTAAAAAATTTAAGCAAGTCTACCCGAAGGCCCAGTTTGGCGATATATATTTCGTGGTAGGAAGGTTGAATTCCAATGGAACAATTTCCAAAAATGGGTTAATCATTGGGGTAGAGCTGCTCAGTAAGACTCCGGAAAACTCGACGAACTGGAACAAAGATTTGCAAAAATGGGTGCTCGATTTTGACCATATTCCGGTGACGGTTTTTCACGAAATGATTCACTTTAATCAAAAAGGAATGCGCCGCGAAAATAACCTGCTGAGCTATGCCTTAAGGGAGGGCGCTGCAGAATTTTTAGCCGAACTTTTCACGGGCAGCACGGACGGGGACTACGCAGCTTTCCAAGGACGGGCCGCCAGCATATGGAAAGATTTCGAGAAGGAAATGCATAAGGATGTGTATGCGAGCTGGCATCGGGAGAATGAACCCCTGCGACCTAGAAATGCATTATACTGGGCCGGATATTTGATATGCAAATCTTGCTACGAAGAAGCTGCTGACAAAAGGAAAGCCATCGACGAGATATTGAACATTAAATCGGGAACGGATTTTTACGAGCGCAGCAAAATAGCGGATAAAATAAAATAG
- a CDS encoding acyltransferase family protein, with the protein MQDNSLGAVSTSKKHFVTLDGLRGVAALGVVLFHFMEIAAPDYRDSFIPHSYLAVDFFFCLSGFVIAYAYDGRLPQMGRWTFLKRRLIRLHPLVLIGAIIGLLAFIFDPFNDLIKSFSPLQVLLLFLSACFLIPYPIVPQRYNNLFHLNPPTWSLFWEYIANIIYALYLVRAPKKVLWLLLGISALLLCWESYRSGYLAVGFGGDNFWAGGIRLSFSFTAGLLLFRYAPFFRVPLVPFWLLAIALALVFFIPYSEIISPIVDPILVIFYFPLLIALSAAQGQAGHASQKFCRWLGDISYPLYVLHYPFIWIFMSYVEHEKPTPNEMGMLIGLGMLLLPLLSHVVLRWLDEPIRHWLSRQGSARKVR; encoded by the coding sequence ATGCAAGATAATTCCCTTGGTGCTGTTTCGACCTCTAAAAAGCATTTTGTCACATTAGATGGCCTACGCGGTGTTGCGGCCCTAGGCGTGGTTCTTTTCCACTTTATGGAAATTGCTGCGCCCGACTATCGCGACAGCTTTATTCCGCACAGCTACCTCGCGGTCGATTTCTTTTTTTGCCTGTCGGGCTTTGTCATTGCCTATGCCTACGATGGCCGCCTGCCGCAGATGGGGAGGTGGACCTTCCTAAAGCGTCGCCTCATTAGGCTGCATCCGCTGGTGCTTATAGGGGCTATCATCGGCTTACTGGCCTTTATCTTCGATCCATTCAACGATCTGATCAAATCCTTTAGTCCTCTGCAGGTGCTGCTTTTGTTTTTGAGCGCTTGCTTTCTCATTCCCTACCCCATTGTTCCGCAACGCTATAACAACCTTTTTCATTTGAATCCCCCTACTTGGTCACTTTTTTGGGAGTATATCGCCAATATTATTTATGCTTTATATCTCGTACGAGCGCCTAAAAAGGTATTGTGGCTATTGCTCGGCATCTCGGCCCTGCTGCTCTGCTGGGAATCCTACCGATCGGGCTACTTGGCCGTGGGCTTTGGCGGCGACAATTTTTGGGCAGGTGGTATACGGCTGTCTTTTTCCTTTACCGCAGGTCTTCTGCTCTTCCGTTATGCCCCTTTCTTTCGAGTGCCGCTGGTTCCATTTTGGCTGTTAGCCATTGCCTTGGCTCTGGTATTTTTTATTCCCTATTCCGAAATCATCAGCCCTATAGTTGATCCTATCCTTGTTATTTTCTACTTTCCATTGCTGATTGCGCTCAGTGCTGCGCAAGGACAAGCTGGCCACGCCAGCCAAAAGTTCTGCCGCTGGCTGGGCGACATCTCTTATCCGCTCTATGTACTGCACTATCCTTTTATTTGGATTTTTATGAGTTACGTGGAACATGAAAAACCGACTCCCAATGAAATGGGCATGCTCATCGGCTTGGGCATGCTGCTGCTTCCCCTCCTTTCGCATGTCGTTTTACGCTGGCTGGATGAACCGATTAGGCACTGGCTAAGTCGGCAGGGGTCTGCTCGTAAGGTGAGGTAA